A genome region from Lucilia cuprina isolate Lc7/37 chromosome 3, ASM2204524v1, whole genome shotgun sequence includes the following:
- the LOC124418933 gene encoding uncharacterized protein LOC124418933: protein MAPQKSADQCKIFLQFMEKHPGLAKGFLKGDKVKQEQLWIDLANQLNACGPPSRDVANWKKTWCDWRRSIKTRLAENKSSLKKTGGGQFQQHFVSPVEEQLAIICGIFQTVDGVAMAKTFATQSKETYFKSDVIIESESSAMVPNCENTIDLENLEYSPSPATPEISPQKKRKRFDGDIQNLMGEEKKILNMSLQK from the exons aT GGCACCGCAAAAGTCCGCCGATCAATGCAAAATCTTCCTTCAATTTATGGAAAAACATCCTGGCCTAGCAAAGGGATTCTTAAAAGGTGATAAAGTCAAACAGGAGCAATTATGGATTGACTTGGCTAATCAGCTCAATGCTTGCGGTCCACCTTCTAGAGATGTCGCAAATTGGAAAAAg acttGGTGTGATTGGAGAAGAAGCATTAAAACTAGACTAGCAGAGAATAAAAGTTCCTTAAAGAAAACAGGTGGGGGGCAATTTCAGCAGCATTTTGTATCGCCGGTTGAGGAGCAGTTGGCTATTATATGTGGCATCTTTCAAACTGTTGATGGCGTAGCGATGGCAAAAACATTTGCAACCCAATCCaaagaaacatattttaaaagcgATGTAATAATCGAATCCGAATCATCAGCAATGGTTCCAAATTGTGAAAATACTATAGATTTAGAAAATCTAGAATATTCGCCTTCGCCGGCAACTCCTGAAATCTCTCcccaaaaaaagagaaaacgtTTTGATGGAGACATTCAGAATTTAATGGgggaagagaaaaaaattttaaatatgtcgCTACAAAAATAG
- the LOC111688937 gene encoding brahma-associated protein of 60 kDa — protein MSQRFAPGQPGQSPVPGQPRYQPPPPQAAGMRPYAAGTGFPQRGFPLHPSNPQTVQANTNSPSGPPLHQRASQPGFQSGLRGTGSGGGSKRSAESRTVSSTQNKSEFSAAKKKKKLADKILPQKVRDLVPESQAYMDLLTFERKLDATIMRKRLDIQEALKRPMKQKRKLRIFISNTFYPSKEPTNDGDEGSVASWELRVEGRLLEDGKGDPNTKIKRKFSSFFKSLVIELDKELYGPDNHLVEWHRTHTTQETDGFQVKRPGDRNVRCTILLLLDYQPLQFKLDPRLARLLGVHTQTRPVIISALWQYIKTHKLQDAHEREYINCDKYLEQIFGCQRMKFAEIPQRLNPLLHPPDPIVINHFIESGAENKQTACYDIDVEVDDTLKTQMNNFLMSTASQQEIQGLDAKIHETVDTINQMKTNREFFLSFAKDPQTFIQRWIVSQTRDLKAMTDVAGNPEEERRAEFYYQPWTHEAVSRYFFTKVNQKRAELEQALGIRNG, from the exons atgtcTCAAAGGTTTGCTCCTGGACAGCCAGGGCAATCACCAGTGCCTGGACAGCCACGTTATCAACCACCACCACCTCAAGCAGCCGGTATGCGTCCATACGCAGCTGGAACTGGTTTTCCG CAAAGAGGTTTTCCTCTTCATCCCAGCAACCCTCAAACGGTGCAAGCAAACACAAATTCACCTAGTGGTCCTCCACTTCACCAGCGTGCCTCACAGCCGGGCTTTCAAAGTGGTCTTCGTGGGACTGGCAGCGGTGGTGGTAGTAAACGTTCTGCCGAATCGCGTACTGTTAGCAGTACACAAAACAAAAGTGAATTTTCAGCTgccaaaaagaaaaagaagttGGCCGATAAGATATTGCCACAAAAAGTGCGTGATCTGGTACCGGAGTCTCAGGCCTATATGGATTTGTTAACATTCGAACGTAAATTAGATGCAACTATAATGCGAAAACGTTTGGATATACAGGAAGCTCTTAAACGTCCCATGAAACAAAAACGTAAACTGCGCATTTTCATCTCGAATACTTTTTATCCCAGCAAAGAACCTACCAATGATGGTGATGAGGGTTCGGTAGCATCGTGGGAGCTGCGTGTTGAAGGGCGTTTATTGGAGGATGGTAAGGGGGATcccaatacaaaaataaaaagaaaattttcatcatttttcAAGTCACTTGTCATTGAACTCGACAAGGAGCTCTATGGTCCAGACAACCATTTGGTTGAGTGGCATCGTACACATACGACACAAGAGACCGATGGTTTCCAAGTTAAAAGACCTGGTGATAGAAATGTACGCTGCACCATACTGCTGTTATTGGATTATCAGCCATTACAGTTTAAGCTCGACCCACGTTTGGCTCGTCTGCTGGGTGTACATACACAAACCCGGCCTGTAATTATATCTGCGCTGTGGCAATATATAAAGACACACAAGCTACAGGATGCCCATGAAAGGGAATACATTAATTGTGACAAGTATTTAGAACAAATCTTTGGTTGCCAACGCATGAAATTTGCCGAAATTCCTCAACGCCTAAATCCTCTTTTACATCCTCCAGATCCAATTGTAATTAATCATTTCATAGAAAGTGGGGCCGAGAATAAACAAACGGCTTGTTACGATATCGATGTGGAAGTAGATGATACACTTAAAACCCAAATGAATAACTTCCTAATGAGCACTGCCAGTCAGCAGGAAATTCAAGGTCTGGATGCCAAAATTCACGAAACCGTAGATACAATCAATCAAATGAAAACGAACCGGGAATTCTTCCTTAGCTTTGCTAAAGATCCTCAAACATTCATACAACGTTGGATAGTTAGCCAAACGCGAGATTTAAAg gcAATGACTGATGTAGCTGGTAATCCAGAAGAAGAACGTCGTGCTGAATTTTATTATCAGCCTTGGACTCACGAGGCTGTTTCGCGTTATTTCTTCACAAAAGTTAATCAGAAACGTGCCGAACTTGAACAAGCTCTGGGTATAAGAAATGGTTAA
- the LOC111690095 gene encoding putative nuclease HARBI1, producing MPAAFMLSIIALKKLQAKKERIKKRVLRDSSNPMDIPEKAFIAHYRLNKAAFTMILDEIGGYMNQSSIPKIVRLAGALRFLAVGSFQGVIANDINISMDRTTFCKVMWDVLNIIEDRLCPLWIQLDMNESESNASKLHFYEKYKIPGVIGSVDGTHVRLVKPPTDPEVYYCRKGYYSLNVMVICDNQMKVRAVDASRPGSCHDAFVWNLSDANKYFAEMYLNGIRNSWLLADSAYALEPYVLVPYKAPSCGSMQHKFNLLHSSARNIVERTIGNLKSRFRCLQMCLPYTPLKVVKLQIFVVHSTIFVNTSTYL from the exons atgCCGGCCGCTTTCATGTTAAGTATAATAGCTTTGAAAAAACTCCAAGCTAAAAAAGAACGCATTAAGAAACGCGTACTTAGAGATTCATCCAATCCAATGGATATTCCTGAAAAAGC TTTCATAGCACATTATCGCCTTAATAAGGCTGCATTTACCATGATTTTGGATGAAATTGGAGGATATATGAACCAAAGTTCAATTCCAAAAATAGTTCGCTTGGCCGGAGCATTAAGATTTTTAGCAGTCGGTTCTTTTCAAGGTGTGATCGCCAATGACATAAATATAAGTATGGATCGTACAACCTTTTGTAAAGTAATGTGGGATGTACTCAATATTATTGAGGATAGACTCTGTCCACTTTGGATTCAATTGGATATGAATGAATCTGAATCAAATGCATCGAAATtgcatttctatgaaaaatataaaattcctgGTGTTATAGGTTCAGTTGATGGAACCCATGTAAGGCTGGTAAAACCTCCGACCGATCCCGAAGTTTATTATTGTAGAAAAGGTTACTATAGCCTGAATGTAATGGTG atttgcgACAACCAAATGAAAGTACGTGCAGTCGACGCATCTAGGCCTGGTTCTTGTCACGATGCTTTTGTATGGAATTTAAGCGatgctaataaatattttgctgaAATGTACTTAAATGGTATTCGAAATTCTTGGTTGTTAGCAGATTCCGCATATGCCTTAGAGCCGTATGTTTTAGTGCCATACAAAGCTCCATCATGTGGGTCAATGcaacacaaatttaatttactaCATTCATCAGCTCGAAATATAGTGGAAAGGACTATAGGCAATTTGAAAAGTCGTTTCAGATGTCTTCAAATGTGCTTACCCTACACTCCGTTGAAAgttgtaaaattacaaatatttgttgtgCACTCCACAATATTTGTAAACACTTCAACGTACCTATAG
- the LOC111688939 gene encoding cleft lip and palate transmembrane protein 1-like protein, with the protein MKMGFPSITTILGVAFLGYIGHSMWMMAQLFTTLKCSDIPCYTSFLTNKPRMQVALFTSTSANPISAEVTKLESLKNFNYWEHYEKDYEIQVPAKTRRNGTLHLQVVLALEGEPLEWKTLKRDGPTVIHSLSITEYMVPKAEAFNLLGESGNKDQQKEPKAKKNSAASVKPKTHIMSEVHVSLLTDLISLSAKDVPPEMAQLIHVNRHQQILPILKTDFFNIRMKNLVPVNRNMTTFTITFHFRPMSIGKLRLMLMIEHAMKMMLQMGFTKNDIEEVKSVLSDTNLYFLLATIFLASVHTLFDFLSFKNDVIFWRQRKSYQGLSMRTTLWRCFSQIVIFLYLLEEKSSLLVSIPAGVGVLIELWKCKKILKLEVTLRGIHKRSDEGEAKAIGTAESKTEEFDKQGMRYLSYLLYPLCIAGAVYSLIYQPHRSWYSWTLNSLVKGVYAFGFLFMLPQLFVNYKLKSVADLPWRAFMYKAFITFIDDVFAFIITMPTAHRVACLRDDVVFLIYLYQRWLYPVDKKRLDTGLTIEETLDNEDLTQRLMENATETTATTSVEDKKLK; encoded by the exons atgaaaatgggTTTTCCATCGATCACCACAATTTTGGGAGTAGCCTTTCTCGGCTACATCGGTCACTCAATGTGGATGATGGCCCAATTGTTTACCACACTCAAGTGTAGTGACATTCCTTGCTACACTTCCTTTCTGACAAATAAACCACGTATGCAAGTAGCTCTATTTACCTCCACCAGTGCAAATCCCATTTCTGCTGAGGTTACTAAACTGGAATCGTTAAAGAATTTCAATTACTGGGAACATTATGAAAAAGACTATGAAATTCAAGTACCGGCAAAGACAAGACGCAATGGCACATTGCACTTACAAGTAGTATTGGCTTTAGAAGGTGAACCATTGGAATGGAAGACACTTAAAAGAGATGGACCCACTGTAATACATAGTTTAAGTATTACCGAGTACATGGTTCCAAAAGCTGAAGCCTTTAATTTATTAGGAGAGAGTGGTAAT AAGGACCAACAGAAAGAACcaaaagcaaagaaaaattCAGCTGCATCAGTTAAACCCAAAACTCATATTATGTCTGAAGTACATGTATCTTTGCTTACCGATCTGATCTCATTATCTGCTAAAGATGTTCCACCTGAAATGGCACAGTTGATACATGTCAATCGACATCAACAGATTTTACCCATTTTGAAgactgatttttttaatatacgcATGAAAAATTTAGTTCCAGTTAATCGTAATATGACCACATTTACTATAACATTTCATTTCCGTCCCATGAGTATTGGTAAATTACGTCTAATGCTTATGATAGAGCATGCAATGAAGATGATGCTTCAAATGGGTTTCACCAAAAACGATATTGAAGAAGTTAAATCAGTACTGTCTGACACTAATCTATATTTTCTTTTGGCCACTATATTTCTTGCCAGTGTTCAT actctttttgattttctttccTTTAAAAACGATGTAATATTTTGGCGCCAACGAAAGTCTTATCAAGGTCTCTCAATGCGCACTACACTTTGGCGTTGTTTTTCACAGATCGTTATATTTTTGTACTTGTTGGAGGAGAAAAGCTCTTTATTGGTCTCAATACCAGCGGGAGTTGgagttttaattgaattatggaaatgcaaaaaaattctcaaactAGAAGTCACATTAAGGGGCATACACAAACGTTCAGATGAAGGTGAGGCAAAAGCAATTGGTACCGCAGAATCGAAGACCGAAGAATTCGATAAACAAGGCATGCGCTATCTCAGCTATTTATTGTATCCCTTATGCATTGCTGGTGCAGTGTATTCATTAATTTATCAACCTCATCGTAGTTGGTATTCTTGGACATTGAATTCTCTGGTTAAAGGCGTCTATGCATTCGGTTTCCTCTTTATGCTTCCTCAATTGTTTGTTAACTATAAACTTAAGTCTGTGGCGGATCTGCCATGGCGCGCATTTATGTATAAagcatttataacatttattgaTGATGTATTTGCCTTTATTATAACTATGCCAACTGCCCACCGTGTTGCATGTCTACGTGATGATGTTGTATTCCTTATATATCTGTATCAACGTTGGCTGTATCCCGTTGACAAGAAACGTCTTGATACTGGCCTTACTATCGAAGAGACGTTGGATAATGAGGATTTGACTCAGCGTCTGATGGAAAATGCAACAGAGACTACTGCCACTACTAGTGTAGaagataaaaaacttaaataa
- the LOC111688938 gene encoding 26S proteasome non-ATPase regulatory subunit 5: protein MTEEWCCEKLESLKTKENRLSTLAEIRGRLNETPNLETKVTNRLLSSSEIYDCLEEDDQESDAAVSAEPLDLVSDILSICMASLTLRQNDLPHLLHRALMHKRPRIRALALNTILKELQNQIGDENLDDVISDELLRHILKALQEPETQLGSPALAILTLVLEARLEEQFVKDSLLNALKGNEVIKCRVYELAVNLGKRSAATLEKVEYILDHALVELDNDDILLQVNVLEILVLLAEQNHGLLYLEKRKVFDVIGKRIEEIEQNPLDRLLIPGIMKFYGKISSVQPQKIIVGYPHMISCLFECLNSSDTSILPAAFDTLANLTQSQQGVILLEQNYGTAMKDVFENYSSYLRNLPTDLKNRAFSSLEHIFTFESAVAPEISCILQRWFNYLNDGSNNMQFLMDFCRNPFPDIKISTLNLIGALCLYPWGIEALKNTAGFLEYLLDRKVEFDKDAKYAKFSVIKLLADSSAFDVQTNIQLRTYVNEGPYYVQSIMDVAVEGN, encoded by the exons atgacTGAGGAGTGGTGTTGTGAAAAACTCGAAAGtctcaaaacaaaagaaaatcgtTTGTCTACATTGGCAGAAATACGCGGTCGGCTTAATGAAACTCCAAATTTGGAAACTAAAGTTACAAACCGCTTACTGAGTTCCTCGGAAATTTATGACTGCTTAGAGGAAGACGACCAAGAAAGTGATGCAGCAGTTAGTGCTGAACCGCTTGATTTGGTCAGTGATATATTGTCCATATGTATGGCAAGTTTAACTTTAAGACAAAACGACTTGCCGCACTTGTTGCACAGAGCCTTAATGCACAAACGACCCCGCATTAGAGCTCTAGCTTTAAATACCATTCTAAAGGAATTGCAAAATCAAATTGGAGACGAAAACTTAGATGATGTCATTTCTGACGAACTTTTGCGCCATATTTTAAAAGCTCTGCAAGAACCTGAGACACAACTGGGTAGTCCAGCTTTAGCAATATTAACATTGGTATTGGAAGCTCGTTTAGAGGAGCAGTTTGTCAAAGATTCACTACTAAATGCTCTCAAAGGTAATGAAGTTATAAAATGTCGTGTTTACGAGTTGGCTGTGAATTTGGGAAAACGTTCAGCTGCCACATTGGAAAAAGTGGAATATATATTAGATCATGCATTGGTTGAACTGGACAATGATGATATTTTATTACAAGTAAATGTCTTGGAAATACTTGTTTTACTTGCCGAACAAAATCATGGACTTCTATATTTGGAAAAACGAAAAGTTTTTGATGTAATTGGCAAACGTATTGAAGAAATCGAACAGAATCCACTTGATCGTCTATTAATTCCAGGCATTATGAAGTTCTATGGTAAAATATCCAGTGTACAACCACAAAAGATTATAGTGGGATATCCACATATGATTAGTTGTCTATTTGAATGTTTGAACTCTAGTGATACTTCTATTTTACCAGCAGCATTTGATACATTGG CAAATTTAACCCAAAGCCAACAAGGAGTAATTCTGCTGGAACAGAATTATGGCACTGCCATGAAAGATGTATTTGAAAACTATTCCTCTTATTTGCGAAATTTGCCGACAGATTTAAAGAATCGTGCATTTAGCAGTTTAGAACATATATTTACGTTTGAATCTGCAGTAGCACCGGAAATTag ttgtatACTACAACGTTGGTTTAATTATCTAAACGATGGCTCGAATAATATGCAATTTCTAATGGACTTTTGTCGCAATCCCTTCCCTGACATCAAAATATCTACGCTTAATTTAATTGGTGCTCTGTGTCTATACCCATGGGGTATTGAGGCACTTAAAAATACAGCAGGATTTTTGGAGTATTTACTTGACCGCAAGGTGGAATTTGACAAAGATGCTAAATATGCAAAATTCAGTGTCATCAAGTTGTTGGCCGATAGCAGTGCTTTCGATGTTCAAACTAACATACAACTGCGTACTTATGTTAATGAAGGTCCCTATTATGTGCAGAGTATTATGGACGTTGCTGTGGAGGGAAATTAA